GATGTCATCGGAGAGGTACCACTCGCGCAACGCGGGCGTGACGGCGTACGCGACGAACGGCTCGCGCCCCAGCTCTCCCGCCTTGTACGCCTCGGCGAGACCGGGAAGGGTCAGGGGGACGTAGACGCGCATGGCTGGCCGCTTTCGGTCGGAGACTCCTCACACCCCTCGCGGAGGGTGTACGGCACCTCCCGCAGGGCCTTCAGGATACGTGCGCCGCGTCCCCTTTCGAGTCCCTGCCCGCACCACCTCAGGCGTTCACCCACGTCCCGGAATTCACCCGGCACGCCCCCGCCACCACGGACTTTCACCTCTCCCAATCACCCGGATAGGTGAACTCGCCAGCGACCCCGACCCGCACCTCCCCCACCTTGCCGTCATGGTCCGCAACCCCGTACAAGATCCCCAACCACGAAGTTACCGCCCGGTATCACCCGGGCCGATCGAGCGGGGACACCATGCACAAGGTCATGACCAGGGCAAACCACCACTCCGGCACCCGCCCGCCGAGCCGCCGCGACTCCCGCCGCCCCGGCGCCACACCACCCCGTACGCCGGGCGGTGGCACCGTCCGCACCACGGCCCCCGGCGGCCGTCCACCGGGCTCACCGGGCGCCGGCGGTACGTCCGCCCGCACCAGGCCCGCCGACACCCGCCCCCAGACGGCCTCCCGCACGCCCAGGACCACGCCCACCACCAAGACCCCCACCGCGACCACGACGCCGTCCAGGGCCACCGCTGCCGCGACCACGATGCCGACGTCGACGCCAACGAGGGCCACTGGCACCGCCCCCGCCCCGGCGGCCCCCGCCACCCCCACAGTCCCCACCCAGATCCTCCGCAGCCCGCTCCCCCAACCCCGCCCCACCGA
The nucleotide sequence above comes from Streptomyces sp. NL15-2K. Encoded proteins:
- a CDS encoding Rv3235 family protein, which codes for MHKVMTRANHHSGTRPPSRRDSRRPGATPPRTPGGGTVRTTAPGGRPPGSPGAGGTSARTRPADTRPQTASRTPRTTPTTKTPTATTTPSRATAAATTMPTSTPTRATGTAPAPAAPATPTVPTQILRSPLPQPRPTDVFADRLLAVLSGQRPVHCMLRHTAGRAYDELAWLAERGSLRPTRGILPVVRDIGYDIPRPGAIEAFARIGAGDQLRAMAFRLERGQDLRWRCTAVELGGPRPPRTDDA